The segment TTGAAGCTAACGCTGCTTTGGGTCCTGCTGTGGAAGCATCTCCTTCTTTTAATCCAATTACTATCTTTTGGTTAGGCCAAATAATGCCCCAGACATTTAACATCATAAAAGTGCCCATTACGACCCCTAATATAATATCTGTTGTTATTCTCATAGTAACAAAATGCAATAAAACTAAACCGGTTAGGAAAGTTAAAAATGCAGCCCATCTGAACCACCAAAGAGCTCTAGGTGCTAACTTAGAAACTGCATCTTTCCTAGCTGATTCTTCAGCTTCTTTAAAGTATTCAGTTTGAATAAAATTGAAATAATAAAGTAAACCAATCCAAGTAATGCCAAATAAAATATGCCACCAACGAAACATCATATTTAAAAGATCTTCCATATACCCTCCTTATTTGCTTAACTTTATCACAATAGAAATATTTTTATAATTAAAAGAGAAATAAAAAAGCCCCTTTCGGGGCTTTTTCTTTACATCATACCAGGCATTCCACCCATGCCTCCCATATCAGGCATTCCTCCAGGCATTCCTCCAGCTGCTCCACCACCTTCTTCAGGTGCGTCAGCAATCATAGCTTCAGTAGTTAGCATAAGGCCCGCAACAGAACCAGCTGCCTGTAAGGCAGTTCTAGTAACTTTGGCAGGGTCTAAAATACCCATCTTAATCATGTCGCCATATTCTCCAGTACCTGCATTAAAGCCATTATTATCTGTTTGATTTTTTACTTTATCTAAAATAACAGAAGCCTCTTCACCAGCATTAGTCGCTATTTGTCTCATGGGCATTTCCATAGCTCTTAAAGCGATTCCTATACCTACATTTTGATCTTCATTATCGCCAGTTAAGTTTTCAATGGATTGAAGTGCTCTAATTAAAGCTACTCCACCACCTGCAACTACTCCTTCTTCAACAGCTGCTCTTGTTGAATGAAGTGCATCCTCTACACGGGCTTTCTTTTCTTTCATTTCAACTTCAGATCCAGCTCCTACTTTTATAACAGCTACTCCACCGGCTAGCTTAGCTACTCTTTCTTGCAATTTCTCTCTATCGTAGTCAGATGAAGTATCTTCTATTTGTGCTCTTATCTGATTCACTCTTCCTTCTATCGCTTTAGCATCTCCA is part of the SAR86 cluster bacterium genome and harbors:
- a CDS encoding urate hydroxylase PuuD; its protein translation is MEDLLNMMFRWWHILFGITWIGLLYYFNFIQTEYFKEAEESARKDAVSKLAPRALWWFRWAAFLTFLTGLVLLHFVTMRITTDIILGVVMGTFMMLNVWGIIWPNQKIVIGLKEGDASTAGPKAALASRTNTLFSVAMLYFMVSSAHYPHGGYLFGGTMSASGLYLGLAIILAIEANAIWGKMIPVITSVRAVIVSSFILALGLSSIAYYL